CGATGAGCAGAAAGGACAGATACTCAGAAGGCTTGCAAACAGGGCAGATAAAAGCGGTGTGATAAGGGTTGTTTCGCAACAGTATCGGACACAAAAGGCAAACAGGGAGGCGGCGGTTGAGCGGTTAGTGGAGCTGTTGAAGGGGGCACTAAAAAAGAAGAAGGTACGGAAGAAGACGAGGGTGCCTGAGAGAGCCAGGAGAGAGCGATTAGAAAAAAAGAAACGACGCGGTTTTTTGAAGAGACAGAGGGCAGAGAGGAATTTTGAGCAGTAGAGGGGTCAAATCAATTCGATATTGAGAGGCTTTTCAGAAGGGGGAGAGTCGGAGGCGACTAATTTTTGGCCGAGGGCGAACGCTTCTTTCATTGCGGAAGGATGTTCTTTGATTTGGCCTGGGTCTTCCACCTTATTTACAAACAAGTTTGCGGCGTAATTTACATCGAGGACGTCGAAGAAGTATTTCATAGTGAGGCGGATGCAGTCGAACATTTTTTTGCTTTTCGAGCCGCCTACGGCGATGACCATAGCACGTCTGTCACGGCCGGTGGTGATGAGGGGCTTTTTCAAGACATATTTGTGAGCCCAAAGGCACTGGCAGCGGTCGATGAGGGCTTTTGCCTGAGCGCAGACGGCCATAAAGAATATGGGCATTGCGAAAATGATGCGGTCTGCGTCGAGCATTTTTGCGGAGACGACGTGATAATCGTCTTTAACGACACAGGTACCTGTTTTGTAACAACAGTTGCACTCGACGCAGGGGGCGATTTTGTAATCCGCCAAGCGGAGATATTCGGTTTGTGCGCCGGCGGATTCTGCGCCGGCTAAAGCCTGGCGGAGAAGCAGGTCGCTATTGCCATTAAGCCGAGGACTTGCCGAGATTCCGATTACTTTCAAAGCCATATCGGCAGTTAAGCTATCAGTATTTGGCGCGAAAAGCAACAGGGAGGAATGTTAAAGGAGTGATTTATTTTGTATTTGTTTTTTGACTATCCTCGATGGACAGAAGATAAGTTTGTAATTCAGCAACAGCATTTTCATCATTGGCATCTGAAAAGGAAGTGATTGCTTTTTGAAGGACCGCAACTGCTTCATCATATTGCTGCTGCTGCGCAAGAGCATCCGCAAGCATTAAATGGTTCTGTAGTTCGAGAGGATTTAAATTTATGGTCTGCTGAAGATATTCCGATGCTTCGCCGAATCGGCCGACTTCCATCAGCGCATTGGCCAAATCTTTGACTATCTCAATTGAGGAGGGTTTTTCAGTCAAATCTTCGCGATAGCCCTCAATTGCTTTATTTAGATATTCGGAGGCCTCTTCGTTTCTGCCTAATTGTTTTGATGCCAACCCTACATTGTAGTAAATATTCGCCATGCCCGACTTTACTTTGGTTTTTTCATTGTATTCGATGGCACTTTTGGCAGCGTCGATGGCCTGCTGCCATTTACCCTGTGAGGCCAGAATCTGCCCCATATTATTGTAGGCAATGGCAGCCATTGTCGGGTCGACCTGAATAACATTTTTATACATTGCCAGGCTTTCATCCGGTTTGCCCCGGCTTTCAAGTTTCATTGCCTGCTCGATGTATTTGTTTGACAGATAGTTGACGGCACCCTGACGAACTACCGGCGTCAGCATATTTTCCACCGGCGCATAATCATCTGTTATTACAATACCGTGTCCTTTTTCTACGAGAGCTTTTATTTCAACATCATTCGGTATCCATAAATTCATACCTGTTGTTGATTTCTCCAAGCCCAGGTTTTCGAGATTGATTTTTTGCCTGGCAGCAATAACCACAGTATTGCGCGGACCCGGACGCGACAAATATTCAGCAATAACATAAACATCAGGAAATGTTTGCCGCAGAGTTTTGACAATGCTTCCCAGGAACCGTCCGCTGTCATAGGTATCTATCAGGTTTAATATATATATGCCGTCGTCAGTCAGTATTTGAGCGATTTTGTCGTTAAACTCTTTGGTTGTGAGCTGATAGGGGACCGAATAGTCATTGATGGCATCTTCGTAAATGAAATCGTATCGAGATATTTGGTCGCCGGCTCGTTTTTTATGGAGTAACTCGTCAACATAATTGCGAGCATCCATTGGAAATGTGCTGATAGAAGTATTTTTGTCCAGGCCGAAAGCCATGACGGCTGCTTTGGTTACTCTTGGGTCGATTTCAGCGACATCAATGCGACTTCCCGGCCAGACTTTCTCGATATATCGAGGAAAGACGTACCCTCCTCCTCCGATTACCAAAGCTGAAATTTCATTTTTGTCACGAGTCAACAGATGTGTTACCGCAGCATAAATACGCCCATAGGAGGATTGTAAATCGAGTATGTCGTCCATTACGATTCGGCTGTGCATTAGTTTGTCCAGCATAAATGCACGTTTATCTGCCGTTTCCGGAATGCGAGTTACGGCGATATAGGAGTATTGGCTTTCGTCTTCATAAAGAAGTTTGGGGTCCAGTTTTTCTCTCAATGCGAGAGATGAGCCGACGTTCTCCGCCCATCCGACAGGCGCCATTCCCATAGTCATCAAAGCAATGAATATTGCCGCCCAGATATATAGCGTCCAGAGTCTCGGCTGATACAGGATAGCCATCAGCAGCAAGGCAGCGGCGACCGTCCAGATGATAGCAATAGTCCCCATCACGGCAATAAGGTAGAAGCCGGCAAGGAATGTCCCCGCGATACTGCCCGCGGCGCCGAAGGCGTATATGTCTCCGATGGTCCTTCCGGTAGGCAGTCCCCTGTCGAGGGCCATTTTCGCAACTACCGGACTTATCGTTCCAAGCAATGTTGACGGGAGCATAAAGACCAGGAATACATGCGTAAATGCATGTGCCGGCCAGCTTAACTTCCACAGCCATAGCCAGTCGCCGATGAGATTGTTCAAGATGATGGTTACCACGCAGGCAACGGAGGAGATGCCCAGAAGCACAGCCAATGCCTTTCTTGCGGGGAAACGGTCTGCGATACGGCCTCCCAGATAATTGCCTACGGTAATGCCTGCCAGGACTACGCCGATTACCGAGGTCCACGTATATAGGGATGAGCCGAGATACCTGGCTATGAGCCGGCCGGCGACAAGCTCCAGCACCATTATACAGGCGCTCGAGAAGAAGACGGTGGCGGCCGGGATGAGAATTGAGAGAAAACCTTTGTTTTTGCTCATTATTGTCCTTCCATAACTTATTCTATATTGATTGAAAGTATAATAAAGCATTTTACCACTAACAAGCGGTTTTTAACTCTACAGTTAATTGCAAATAACGATTGGTTGCGGTAAAAATGGGGAAAACGAGTGATTTTAGGGTTCTTATGTCTTTCCGGCCATATTAACACTTGGGGGCAAACTTTTATAACTGAAAGTCAAAAAATTTTTTGTTTTTTTCAAAATTATCCTTGGCGCATAGTTAGACCAACATATAATGCATGTCTAATTTGGCGTTAGATATCTCCTGACGTCACGGCTTTGAATTTCAAGGCCGTTGCCCTTGCCCTTTGCTGAGGCAAGGGCCTGAAAGGCAGTGAATTACTGCCTATACGTATTAACGGCCCACAACACGCTTGAGCTGTGTGTTCTGTGGTGTCCATATATTCCGTTGTGTTGTAATGGAACGGAGCGGTCGTAACGTACGACCCCAAAATCTGAGTCCTTAATTTACGAAAGGAGATATCTATATGGATAAACGGCAAATTCAGTTGGTCAGGGATATTTGCCATGAGGTAGATTGGTTGGTAACCCAAGACCAAGGGACTGCAGAATTGGATGTTTTGGAAAGGTACCGCCTTAAAATGAACGATCTGTTGTGGAAAAGAAAGTACCGGGAAGCTGAGGATATGGCGTATGCCATTCTTTTAAAGCGCGCCGGTCATGACGCAGATCGTTATCTTTCAGAATAAGGTTGGGACCAAAGAACTTCCAAAGCTCCGACTTTAATCGGGAAACAACCCGTGAATATAGGAAAAGATGAAGGAGGTAAGCAGTGAATATAGGTAAGGGCATAAAATTCGTTCGGATAGCTTCAGGACTTCGGCAAGGAGAAATGGCAGAGCGTCTTGGTATTAGCCAAAACTATCTATCTCTTTTGGAAAACAATAAAGCTGAACCGAGCATTGCGCTGTTGAAAAAAATATCGAAAAATTTTGGCGTTCCAGCAGGTTTCTTGTTCTGGGAAGATGCGATGCCATCTGAGGGGGAAAAGCCCGAAGTTACTGAAAAGTACGAACGTATCAGGAGCCTTGTACATGAACTGCAACAATTGCGCATCTCTCACCAGTTGCAATCAGCAACTGAATAAGGATGTAAAGTTAGACAAAACACTTCGTATCAGATCTGTTAAACATCTAGCCTCAATTCTTGGAATTTCGACTGATACGTTGTTAAGACTAAAAGAGAATTCTGATAGATACTATCGTGAATTTAACTTAGACGTAAAGGGTAAAAATCGCTTATTGGTTGAAGCAATCGGGCTGTTAAAAACTATACAACGTAGAATTCTTGACGATTTACTTTTAAGAATTCGTCCATTTGAAGGTTCCTTTGGGTTGGCGACAGGCAGAACCATTAAAGATAATGCAAAGGTACATGCTAAGTCTAAGTACATCGTAAAACTTGACATAAAAGACTTTTATCCAAGCATCCATCGAAAAAAAATTTACGAATTTTTCACAAAACAACAAAAATGCAGCCCGGATGTTACACATATACTAACTGCCCTGACGACCCGTAAACATTCGCTTCCTTTAGGGACATCTACGAGTCCGATGCTTGCTGACCAAATAGTAAGGCCTATCGACATGAGAATTAACGGTATTGCAAATAAGGCTGAATTGAAATACACACGCTATATTGATGATATCACCTTATCTGGAAATTTCCCCCTGGAGCGAATGTCCAAAACAGTTATGAAACTGTTAAAACAGTCGGGTTTTAGGACAAAGAAAGACAAGCTTATATATTACAAGCCATTTGAGATTGGACAAGAAAGAGTTATCACTGGTGTACGAGTTACTGATGGGCAAATTTCGGCACCATTGGATTATGTTAAAGCATTAGAAATTGAACTGAAAGCAGCTATTTATCAAAGTAAAAGAGAAACCCCCACAGGAGAGTTTCAGACATGTGAGCATTACCGGGGTAAAATAACTTACATCAACTGGTTGGATCCTAAATTGGGAGAGGGGTTGCTGAAACTTTATCACAAAGTAAAATGGCAACATCTTGAGTGGGCAGCAAGAAGACAGTAATCAAAGAATCTATAACAAAACCTAAAATGAGTTTTATAAAAACATCTGGATTCCCACTCCCTTAGGGATAAATTTTGCGGGAATGACAGAGAGCGACGGTAATTTTGTTATAAGCTTTAAAATCCGGGATGATTTAGATGGCAGTTCAATTTATTCTCGGCAGAAGCGGGACGGGCAAGACGAGCTATTGCATAAAGGCGATAGCGGATGAGCTGGCAGCAGGCGCTGATAGTCAGCCGCTGATTCTGCTGGTTCCGGAACAGGCGACATATCAGGCGGAGCGTGCGATTTTAAACGACAAAAGAGTGGGGGGGTATCACAGATTGTGCGTGCTTTCGTTTGCGAGACTGCAATTTTTGCTATCTGGTAAAAATACGGCAAAGCCGGCAGTAACACGCATCGGGCAACAAATGATAATCCAGAGGATTCTGCGGGACAATAAAAGCAAATTAAAATTGTTCGGTTCATCGGCAGAATTTCCCGGTCTGGGTCGGCAAATGGCGGAGACCATCACCGAGCTGCACGAATACGCAAAAACGCCGGAAGATATTGACCATTTATTGAACCAACTGAAAAAAGACGAGCGCAATAGTCTGGCTGCACTGAAGTTTGCCGATATAGGCCTGGTTTTGCGGGAATATCTGAAGTTTATCGAGGGCAAGTTTATCAATCCGGATGTTCAGCTGACCCGCAGCTGTCGAGCGGTCGCCACCTCGGCTTTGACTAAGGGCGCAAAGTTATGGGTTGATGGGTTTGCAGGGTTCACGACGTCTGAGCTTGCGATTTTAACGGAGCTGCTGAAGGCGGCGGCAGATGCTCAAATCGCGTTGTGCATAGACCCGTTAGAGATTGATTTGGTAAATCCCAATATTGCGAATCTCGAAGCGACGAGTATGTTTAGTCCGACTGAACGAACATACGCTGAGCTTGTCGAGATGGTAAAAAAGAGCAAGCTGCGGCTGGCCAAGCCGATAATTTTGAAGGATGGAGTCAGGTTTTCCCGCAGCCGGGAGCTTGCACATATCGAGCGTAATGTTTTTAAGCTCAATCCTTCAAAAATGCCGGCGGGAGACAGTGTTCGGATTGTATCGGCGCCCAACGTACGTGCCGAAGTACAATTTGTCGCGAGAGAGATATTGCGGCTGCTCAAGGAAAAAGAATATCGATACCGTGACATCGCTGTCATCGCTTCGGACATTGACCGTTACGAACATTATATAAGGGCATGTTTTGACGATTACGGGTTGCCATTTTTTATCGATAAGCGAAAGAGTTTGAATCAACATTCTGCAATCGCACTTATTTGTTCGGCGATGCAGGCGGTGCTGAATGGTTTTTCTAACAGCGATATTTTCAGCTTTCTTAAGACGGACCTTGCGCCAATAGAGCGGGGCGAGGTTGATTTGCTGGAGAATTACTGTCTTGCGTTCGGAGTGACAGGGAGCGACTGGATAAGCGCACAGGAGTGGCACTTTGCAGGTCAGGATGACAAACACTTTGACGAAGGGCGTGTGAACGGAATTCGAAAGAAAGTTTGCAGATTTTTGCTCGAACTGCGGGATAAACTTTGCCCTCTCGACAATCCGAAAAAGACGATGAGTGCAGAGGAGTTTACGAAGGCGATTTTTGATTTTGTTGACGAACTCGGTGTTCTTGAGACAATCGGCGGCTGGGCTGAAGAGACAGACGAGCATCGACAGTTTTACGACAAGTTTTTGGATATATTCGATGAATTTGGTGAGGTTTTTGCCGGTCAGGAAGAAACGGCTGAAGATTATTTTGCGATTCTCGATTCTGCATTTTCTCAGATGACGCTGGCATTTATTCCGCCGACTTTGGACCAGGTGCTTGTCGGCTCTATCGAGCGGAGCCGGCATCCGGACTTGAAAGCGGTTTTTCTTATAGGCACCACTCAAAGAGAATTTCCTGTCCCGGTGAGTTTCGAGAGGATATTGACGGATGAGGACCGGATTGCTGCCGAGTCAGTGGATTTTGCGCTGGCGGCGACGGCCGGCCAAAAGCTGGCAGAACGGCAGTATCTGGCCTATATCGCATTTACAAGGCCGAGAGAAATGCTGTATATTACGTATCCTGCAACCGATGAAGGGGGCGGTGCTGAAACCCGCTCGCAATTCATAGATAATCTGGCGGGGTTGTTTGAAAATCTTAAAGAAGAATCGGCCGCAGGATACAAAAACGATGTTGAGCGTGTCCATAGCAAGAGCGAGCTTGCTGATTTACTATGCAGCCAATTTGGTAAAGATGCTTTTTCGACCGAAGCAAAGGAAAAAGAGCAGCTTGGCGGGCTGTTAGGTGATATTGCCGCGGATAAGGAGCTTGCTGAACTGGGGTCGGAGGTTATGTCGGCGATAAGTTACGACAATCGTGCACAATTAGACACAGGGATAGTCAAAGAGATTTTCGCTGGAGAGCTGAAAAACTCAGCGACGCGACTGAGCACTTTCTCGGCGTGCCCGTATCAGTATTTCGCAAGATACATACTGGAACTGGAGGAGAGAGAGGAATTCAAGCTTGAGCCGCTGGATTTGGGCAATTTCTATCATCGTGTTCTGGATGCTTTATTAAAACGGCTTAACTCGGCGAAAAAAGATTTTGCAGTAGTCGCGGACGATGAGCTTCTTAGACTTCTAAGAGAACAGATAGCAAAATTCGCAAGTGAGAATGCATTTATATCAAACTTTTTACATCGGTCAGCACATAACGGTTTCATTATTCATTGTGCCGCTGAGGTCCTTGAAGATTGTGTCCTGGCAATAGCTGAAATGGTTCGGGCGGGCAGTTTCAGG
The genomic region above belongs to Phycisphaerae bacterium and contains:
- the arfB gene encoding alternative ribosome rescue aminoacyl-tRNA hydrolase ArfB: MIKIGRGIFISEDEFVFKFSRGGGPGGQNVNKVNTRVMVFFDAANSRSFSDEQKGQILRRLANRADKSGVIRVVSQQYRTQKANREAAVERLVELLKGALKKKKVRKKTRVPERARRERLEKKKRRGFLKRQRAERNFEQ
- a CDS encoding flavodoxin family protein — encoded protein: MALKVIGISASPRLNGNSDLLLRQALAGAESAGAQTEYLRLADYKIAPCVECNCCYKTGTCVVKDDYHVVSAKMLDADRIIFAMPIFFMAVCAQAKALIDRCQCLWAHKYVLKKPLITTGRDRRAMVIAVGGSKSKKMFDCIRLTMKYFFDVLDVNYAANLFVNKVEDPGQIKEHPSAMKEAFALGQKLVASDSPPSEKPLNIELI
- a CDS encoding fused MFS/spermidine synthase; this translates as MSKNKGFLSILIPAATVFFSSACIMVLELVAGRLIARYLGSSLYTWTSVIGVVLAGITVGNYLGGRIADRFPARKALAVLLGISSVACVVTIILNNLIGDWLWLWKLSWPAHAFTHVFLVFMLPSTLLGTISPVVAKMALDRGLPTGRTIGDIYAFGAAGSIAGTFLAGFYLIAVMGTIAIIWTVAAALLLMAILYQPRLWTLYIWAAIFIALMTMGMAPVGWAENVGSSLALREKLDPKLLYEDESQYSYIAVTRIPETADKRAFMLDKLMHSRIVMDDILDLQSSYGRIYAAVTHLLTRDKNEISALVIGGGGYVFPRYIEKVWPGSRIDVAEIDPRVTKAAVMAFGLDKNTSISTFPMDARNYVDELLHKKRAGDQISRYDFIYEDAINDYSVPYQLTTKEFNDKIAQILTDDGIYILNLIDTYDSGRFLGSIVKTLRQTFPDVYVIAEYLSRPGPRNTVVIAARQKINLENLGLEKSTTGMNLWIPNDVEIKALVEKGHGIVITDDYAPVENMLTPVVRQGAVNYLSNKYIEQAMKLESRGKPDESLAMYKNVIQVDPTMAAIAYNNMGQILASQGKWQQAIDAAKSAIEYNEKTKVKSGMANIYYNVGLASKQLGRNEEASEYLNKAIEGYREDLTEKPSSIEIVKDLANALMEVGRFGEASEYLQQTINLNPLELQNHLMLADALAQQQQYDEAVAVLQKAITSFSDANDENAVAELQTYLLSIEDSQKTNTK
- a CDS encoding helix-turn-helix transcriptional regulator, coding for MNIGKGIKFVRIASGLRQGEMAERLGISQNYLSLLENNKAEPSIALLKKISKNFGVPAGFLFWEDAMPSEGEKPEVTEKYERIRSLVHELQQLRISHQLQSATE
- a CDS encoding reverse transcriptase family protein; the protein is MLRLKENSDRYYREFNLDVKGKNRLLVEAIGLLKTIQRRILDDLLLRIRPFEGSFGLATGRTIKDNAKVHAKSKYIVKLDIKDFYPSIHRKKIYEFFTKQQKCSPDVTHILTALTTRKHSLPLGTSTSPMLADQIVRPIDMRINGIANKAELKYTRYIDDITLSGNFPLERMSKTVMKLLKQSGFRTKKDKLIYYKPFEIGQERVITGVRVTDGQISAPLDYVKALEIELKAAIYQSKRETPTGEFQTCEHYRGKITYINWLDPKLGEGLLKLYHKVKWQHLEWAARRQ
- a CDS encoding exodeoxyribonuclease V subunit gamma, with the translated sequence MAVQFILGRSGTGKTSYCIKAIADELAAGADSQPLILLVPEQATYQAERAILNDKRVGGYHRLCVLSFARLQFLLSGKNTAKPAVTRIGQQMIIQRILRDNKSKLKLFGSSAEFPGLGRQMAETITELHEYAKTPEDIDHLLNQLKKDERNSLAALKFADIGLVLREYLKFIEGKFINPDVQLTRSCRAVATSALTKGAKLWVDGFAGFTTSELAILTELLKAAADAQIALCIDPLEIDLVNPNIANLEATSMFSPTERTYAELVEMVKKSKLRLAKPIILKDGVRFSRSRELAHIERNVFKLNPSKMPAGDSVRIVSAPNVRAEVQFVAREILRLLKEKEYRYRDIAVIASDIDRYEHYIRACFDDYGLPFFIDKRKSLNQHSAIALICSAMQAVLNGFSNSDIFSFLKTDLAPIERGEVDLLENYCLAFGVTGSDWISAQEWHFAGQDDKHFDEGRVNGIRKKVCRFLLELRDKLCPLDNPKKTMSAEEFTKAIFDFVDELGVLETIGGWAEETDEHRQFYDKFLDIFDEFGEVFAGQEETAEDYFAILDSAFSQMTLAFIPPTLDQVLVGSIERSRHPDLKAVFLIGTTQREFPVPVSFERILTDEDRIAAESVDFALAATAGQKLAERQYLAYIAFTRPREMLYITYPATDEGGGAETRSQFIDNLAGLFENLKEESAAGYKNDVERVHSKSELADLLCSQFGKDAFSTEAKEKEQLGGLLGDIAADKELAELGSEVMSAISYDNRAQLDTGIVKEIFAGELKNSATRLSTFSACPYQYFARYILELEEREEFKLEPLDLGNFYHRVLDALLKRLNSAKKDFAVVADDELLRLLREQIAKFASENAFISNFLHRSAHNGFIIHCAAEVLEDCVLAIAEMVRAGSFRPRWSEVSFGEAKDSVINIGKYKIKLPGGRVTALNGKIDRLDVSDDRTAIVFDYKRSGKSFNWSEFYHGLDMQLPIYMLAVKNADNPKFSIHNALGAFYMPVEVSPVKCAIEDLSEETEGFNYKAKGIFNGEVFRQLDKEASKNSRFYNFYVTKDGQPYGNYERQGALRPDDFEKALKFTEKKIIQLSEEILSGRIEVKPYRLNQKSPCSFCKYKAVCRFDWQVNEYNFLESLDKAGALEKMKGKNG